One window of the Benincasa hispida cultivar B227 chromosome 3, ASM972705v1, whole genome shotgun sequence genome contains the following:
- the LOC120072809 gene encoding pentatricopeptide repeat-containing protein At3g14730-like gives MISNVLKPSKVFDDVLNSLAWGLTNRKIIFAKIVSKHYFFPSSFLSFSTSRPSKLSVFQLLDNVTTCIAFLQSCADHKNLNKGKQLHSLMITYGFSPSPPSITSLINMYSKCGQMREAILVFHDPCHERNVFAYNAIISGFVANGLASKGFQFYEQMRLEGVMPDKYTFPCVVRTCCEVMEVKKIHGCLFKMGLELDVFVGSALVNTYLKIGSMENAQKVFEEMSIRDVVLWNAMINGYAQIGCLDEALEVFRRMHIEGIAPSRFTITGILPIFASRGDLDNGQTVHGIVMKMGYDSGVAVSNALIDMYGKCKHIRDALIIFEMINEKDIFSWNSIISVHEQCGDHDGTLRLFDKMLGSEILPDLVTITTVLPACSHLAAFMHGREIHGYMIVNGLGKDDENGVVDDLLVNNAVMDMYAKCGSMYNALKVFDQMSNKDVASWNIMIMGYGMHGYGMKALDMFSRMCEVGFKPDEVTLVGVLSACNHTGFVSQGRLLLAQMESKFGVIPTIEHYTCVIDMLGRAGHLEDAYDITQKMPIQANPVVWRALLGACRLHGNAELAEIAARQVMQLEPEHCGSYVLMSNVYGVIGRHEEVLEVRKTMKEQNVKKTPGCSWIELKDGVHVFLTGDRTHSELNALTNQMCDIGFILDEVLNLY, from the coding sequence ATGATTTCGAATGTGTTAAAACCAAGCAAAGTTTTTGACGACGTTCTCAATAGCTTAGCTTGGGGCTTAACAAATAGAAAGATTATCTTCGCCAAAATTGTCTCCAAGCACTACTTTTTTCCCTCTTCCTTTCTTAGTTTCTCTACTTCACGACCTTCCAAGCTTTCAGTTTTTCAATTGCTGGATAATGTGACCACATGCATTGCTTTTCTACAATCATGTGCCGACCACAAGAATCTCAACAAAGGAAAACAGCTTCACTCCCTAATGATCACTTATGGTTTTTCTCCTTCGCCTCCATCCATCACTAGCTTAATCAACATGTACTCCAAATGTGGTCAAATGAGGGAAGCCATTTTGGTTTTCCATGATCCATGTCATGAGCGTAATGTGTTTGCATATAATGCTATAATTTCTGGGTTTGTTGCTAATGGTCTTGCTTCCAAAGGGTTTCAATTTTATGAGCAAATGAGGTTAGAGGGTGTAATGCCTGATAAGTACACTTTTCCATGTGTGGTTAGAACTTGTTGTGAGGTTATGGAGGTGAAGAAGATTCATGGATGTTTGTTTAAAATGGGGTTGGAGTTGGATGTGTTTGTTGGTAGTGCTTTGGTTAATACTTACTTGAAGATTGGCTCAATGGAGAATGCACAAAAAGTGTTTGAAGAAATGTCGATAAGAGATGTCGTACTTTGGAATGCAATGATCAATGGGTATGCCCAGATTGGTTGCCTTGACGAGGCATTAGAGGTTTTCAGAAGAATGCATATAGAAGGGATTGCGCCTAGTAGGTTTACTATTACTGGCATTTTACCTATTTTTGCTTCAAGGGGAGACTTAGACAATGGGCAAACAGTTCATGGGATTGTGATGAAAATGGGTTATGATTCAGGAGTTGCAGTTTCAAACGCATTAATTGATATGTATGGGAAATGCAAACATATTAGAGATGCTTTAATAATTTTTGAGATGATAAATGAGAAGGATATTTTCTCAtggaattcaattatatcagTTCATGAACAATGTGGTGATCATGATGGTACCTTGAGGCTTTTTGATAAGATGTTAGGCTCTGAGATTCTACCAGATTTGGTAACCATTACAACCGTTCTTCCAGCTTGCTCTCATTTGGCTGCCTTCATGCATGGTAGAGAAATTCATGGATATATGATTGTTAATGGATTGGGAAAGGATGATGAAAATGGAGTTGTAGATGATTTACTTGTAAATAATGCTGTTATGGATATGTATGCAAAATGTGGAAGTATGTACAATGCCCTCAAGGTTTTTGATCAAATGAGCAATAAGGACGTGGCATCATGGAATATCATGATTATGGGTTATGGTATGCATGGTTATGGTATGAAGGCATTGGATATGTTTTCTCGAATGTGTGAGGTCGGATTTAAGCCAGATGAAGTTACGCTCGTTGGAGTTCTATCAGCATGCAATCATACGGGTTTTGTGTCTCAAGGGCGTTTGTTGTTAGCTCAAATGGAATCTAAATTTGGTGTTATTCCAACTATTGAGCATTATACATGTGTAATTGATATGCTTGGTCGAGCAGGGCATTTGGAGGACGCATATGACATCACCCAAAAAATGCCTATTCAAGCCAATCCCGTCGTTTGGAGGGCTTTATTGGGAGCATGTCGACTTCATGGGAATGCAGAGTTGGCTGAAATTGCAGCACGACAAGTAATGCAACTTGAACCAGAGCATTGTGGGAGTTATGTATTGATGTCCAATGTTTATGGAGTCATAGGTCGACATGAAGAGGTGTTGGAGGTTAGAAAAACAATGAAGGAACAAAATGTCAAGAAGACACCTGGTTGTAGTTGGATTGAACTCAAGGATGGGGTGCACGTTTTTCTTACCGGAGATAGGACACATTCAGAATTGAATGCATTGACTAATCAAATGTGTGATATTGGATTCATTTTAGATGAAGTCTTGAATTTATATTGA
- the LOC120073672 gene encoding uncharacterized protein LOC120073672 has protein sequence MSILRTPIESDLWMRNVLSVLPVGGRREPIPMILFIRTCGTIDSSLSRLDGRISSLDNRVSNREENMTDMKGQFPAILSLLQSMCKGSTVNEKTTKSPIPSWDLDTNNATASNTLIPPIRPQNTTTSPILIPL, from the exons ATGTCCATCTTGCGGACTCCCATAGAGAGTGATCTATGGATGAGGAATGTCCTGAGTGTGCTGCCTGTAGGGGGGAGGAGGGAGCCAATCCCGATGATTCTATTTATTCGTACCTGTGGGACCATTGACAGCTCACTATCGAGGTTGGATGGCCGTATATCGAGTTTAGATAATCGTGTATCCAATAGGGAGGAAAACATGACAGACATGAAAGGACAATTTCCGGCCATCCTGTCACTGTTGCAATCTATGTGCAAG ggttccACGGTGAATGAGAAGACGACAAAGTCACCCATCCCATCTTGGGATCTCGATACCAATAATGCAACAGCCTCTAATACTCTCATCCCCCCTATAAGGCCTCAAAATACCACCACTTCACCTATTCTCATCCCCCTCTAA
- the LOC120074576 gene encoding uncharacterized protein LOC120074576 translates to MSALLTMPHRETDMSDILEADTSRIVTTTEGVTLESRRTSHKRKVIDKYTPPAQVKKKSVVKHPLPGVAMSLSRLIVAYNVAHDVPHNIVTEMMSWISYENTDNETNFIPGLTCACTSSPSCQLV, encoded by the exons ATGTCTGCCTTACTCACCATGCCACATAGAGAGACTGACATGTCTGACATCCTAGAGGCCGACACTTCTCGGATTGTTACGACCACAGAAGGAGTTACACTA GAATCTCGAAGAACTAGTCATAAGAGGAAAGttattgataaatatacacctccagctcaagtaaagaagaaaagtgtggtTAAGCATCCTCTCCCAGGTGTAGCTATGTCACTATCCAGATTGATTGTCGCATACAACGTAGCACATGATGTTCCACACAATATCGTTACAGAAATGATGAGCTGGATCTCATACGAGAATACCGACAATGAG ACCAATTTTATACCCGGCCTGACATGTGCATGCACAAGTTCACCATCTTGTCAATTGGTGTAA